The genomic window CACCCAGCCTGATTTCTCCCTCAAAGTTGTCGCATGACAACTTCAGGCCAGTTTTACCCTTAGGATTTCAACCGCCTTCTCAAGCTCGGATGTGTCTGTAAGGAAGATTTCAACTACTATCCCTTGTCTCCTCTGGCGGAGCGTAAGCCGGGTCTTCCCAGATATCCATGTCGTCCCTTCACGAATCGTTGAGCTGGGATTTTCGCCTCCATCTCTGACACGCTTTGCCCTCACCTCTGCTTCAGACACGGGAAGCTCGCCATCCAGAACCTCTCCAAGCAGCTTCCTTTGGGCATCGGGGTCGTTCCGCAAAGATCCGATCGCCCGGGCGTGGCCGAATTGGATTCTCCTTTCCCGAAGAGCTTCGAGCACCTCCGGAATAAGTTGAAAGGTCGCGAGAAGGTGCGATACGTAGGCCTTATCCTTCCCAAGTTTCTTTGCTACCTCGTACTGCTTAAGCCCGTGGTCGGCGACGAGGGCCTTTGCTACGAGAGCCTCCTCATATGGTGTCATTTGCTCCCTAACCACGTTGTCGACAAGGCCAAACTCAATGGCCTCTTTCTCACCCATCTCCACCACTAGGCAGGGGACTGGGTGATCTTTCCCGAAGTCCAGCCCCAAGAGGGCTTGGTAGCGGCCGTCCCCGCTGATGATGTCGTAGGTCTCGGAATCGGTCTTCCGAACCACTAGTGGAATGAGCGGGCCGCTCGTTGCCTGAACCGACTTCTTGAGCTGCTCGAGCTTCGTTGGGCTATGTGCCTTTCTGACGCGGTGATTGGAGAGTCTCAAGTTCCCTAAAGGGATATTTTGGAACTGCACCCCGCACCTAATCCTTTGAAATCGGGCTTCCCCAATGCAGCCTGAAAAGGGTCAAATGGGAGGCCGTGTGGCGCTTCTCGATCAGACAGAACAAGTGCGGGGGCACGGAGCGGGATATTATCCAAAATAAGGCCGAAGTCAACCCCGCGTCATCTTGTCGATGGGCGGAACGCCAGAGGGTTCGAACCTTGCAGGAAGTGGTCAACAATCAGGTCGACCGATGCCTTTACACTCAGCTTCGATACCAAGGGATTGATTCCCAGGCTCCTTTGCTCCAACATATAGTATAAGAGCCCGCCGAAAATTTGAGCTTGGAGCTCGACCGCCAGGTCGCCGCGGACGAGTCCCTGTTGTCTCGCTCTTGCCAGAAATCGCACCAAGGGCTCCGACCTGTTTTTCACGTGGTAGGCTCGGTAGTCCCTCAGGAGATCCGGCTCTTCGAGCAGGGTGAATCGGAGCAGTCGGAAAAAATCCGGATTCTTTTCATAAGCATCGAACGCCGATCTCGCCGCAGTTTGCAGGAACGAGACGAGCGAGTATTCCTTCGGCTTGTCAAACGGCGCAATGGTTTCCGCGAGGCGGTTCTTTTCGATCAGCGCCTTGAGCAGATCCTTCTTCGATCCGAAGTAGCGAAAGATCAGCGCCTCATTCACGCCCGCTTCCATGGCAATCGCCTTGGTCTTTGCCCCGTGGTAGCCCGACCGCGCCATCAGCTTCAGCGCGGCCAAGAGGATCTTCTCCTTAGTCTCCTCGCTCCTCCGGAGAACGGGACGTTTCATCCCACCACCTCCCGCCGGCCCTTCGGGCCGCTATCTTCAGCCGCCTTCGGCGGCGCGGGAGGTGGTGGGGTCACCCCACAATGTAAGCATATGCTTACCCGCGCGTCAAACCCGTGCATGGAATTTCATGACGCACTACCCCCTTGACTCCCCTTGGGTCATGACGTAAGCGTATGCTTACTTCATGAGGAGACAAGAAGGATCATGCGGACACTCCATTCGAAGGAGACACGGAGGCCGCGCCCGTCACGGGTGATCTTCTCGCGTCGGCGCCACGATACTGAAGCGGCTTTCCAGCCCCCTCGACGCCGCTTCCAACCGGGCGTAGGATGGGCCGGTGGCCCGATCCTCGAAAGGGAAGTGCATGGTCCCGGTGACGTGGGTCCTGGGTGCCGCTTCCCTCGTCGCCGGATGCGGAGAGGGTAGGCAATCCACCAGCACCCCCTCCCAAGCCGGACCTGAATCAGCGGAGAACGTGGCCGGGATGACCGCTCCGGTAATCACCTTTATCGAGCTCCGTGCGCGAGGCGACCGCGCTATTCTAGTAGGTGGCACTGAAACATTTATTGCGTATCCCAAGGATGCCAGCGGAACGGGGGTCGGTCCCGTCAATCTCAAGTGGAACGTCTCTGATCCTGGAATCGCCGAGGTCACCAAAGCGCCAGAGGGTGGGCCGGCGGCCGGCGTGACGGCGAGATCCCCTGGACAGGCAACGCTTCAGGCGTGTTGCGTACCCGGGCCGGGACCCGAGGACGACCCGCAGGCGCCCCGGTGCGTCCTTGAGGTGTGCGGTGTGACCACAGTGCTCAGCGTCGCACGAGATGCCGTCACCGCTCTATCCTCGGGGGTGCCCGGAGCGCTCGCTTCAGTCAGCTTTCCCTCCGACGACCGGACGGGCTTCGCCGGCGGCGACGGGTCGACTCTACTCAAGACATCGGACGGAGGGAGTTCTTGGACGCGGGTGGGTCCGTCGGCCGGAGCCGGTTTCGTTTCGATCGCCTTCCCATCGGGAACTTCACTGGGATTTGCCTTGGCAGGCAGTGCCGTGTGGAAGACTCCCGACGGCGGCTCTTCCTGGTCGAAGCAGGAGCACGGCTCGAAATCGGTGATGACGGCCCTCCATTTCCCTTCGGAATCCGTGGGCTATGCGGTGGGGGGAAGCGGAATGGTGGCAAAGACCACGGATGGCGGGGCGACGTGGAAATTGGTGCCCACAGGAGCATCCGTATCGCTACGGGGGTTGTACTTCATCAATGCAGAAACGGGCTATGCCGTGGGCGACAGCGGGATGATCTTAAAGACGACCGACGGAGGCGGGGCATGGACGACACAGGCCCCTGGAGTGCCAGGATACCTCTCGGATATCGTGTGCGCGGATGCCGCCTTATCTATTGCGGTAGGCAATCTGACGATCCTACGGACGACCGACGGCGGGTCGAATTGGTCGCCACACCTGGCATACCCGGAGCTCACGGCGGTTCACCTTCTCAGCGATGGCCGGACCGGTTACGCGGTGGGCGGAAACGGGCGAATCCTCAAGACCGTCGACGGCGGAGAAACGTGGGTCCTGGAGCCTTCCGGAACCACCGCCAAACTCTGGGATGTCCACTTTCCACCCAACGGCCGTACCGGTTTCATCGTCGGCGACAACGGCACAATCCTGAAAATCGAATCGCCCGCGCTCTGAGCACCCCGGGCGCGAGGACCGGCACGCAACGGGGGATCCGACGACCCTACGCCCAGCCATGGACAATGCTGCATCAATGCAGTAATATGCTTTTATGCGAACCACATTGGACCTACCCGAGCCGCTTTTGAAACGCGCCAAGATCGCCGCTGTGAAACGCGGCACGACGCTGCGCAAGCTGGTGGGGGCCGCCCTGGAGCGTGAGCTTCGCTCGCCGAACCGGCCCGGCGCCGCTCCTCGACGCGCGCGATTCCCGATTTTCTCATCCGCCGCTCCCGGTTCGCTCCACCTGACCAACGCTGATATTGCTCGCCTGGAGTCCGAAGAGGATCTCCGCCGCCATGGCGGCGCTGTGTGACGTGAATGTGCTGGTGGCGCTCCTTCATGCGCGCCACGTCCATTCGGCGCGAGCCGTTTCCTGGCTGAGCACCCAGGAAGAAACCGGATCTGTTCTTGTCTGTCGTGTCGTTCAGATGGGAGCGTTGCGCGTGCTCACCAACCGGTCCTGGCTGAAAGAGGAGGTCCTTTCGGCGGAGCAGTTTTGGACAGGATGGGACAAGCTTCTCGGCGATGATCGCTTCGCCATGCTTGCCGAACCGGAGCTTCTTGAAGAGGCGTGGAGGCGAGTGACCGTCCGGATCCCCAAGGGGCAGGCGGTGGAAACCGATGCGTACCTGGCCGCACTGGCCCTATCGACGAGCCATCGAGTCGTGACGCTCGACCGCGGTTTTCGGCGCTTCCCCGACCTTCAGATCGAGTTTCTGGCCTGAATCGCGTCTGGCCTTCCACCAACCGCTCCAAGAACCGCGATGGGCACTCACTCACGGACCGGGTTGGTTTCTCGCTGCCCCGACTCCGGCTTGGGCGGGATTTCTTCTTTCGGCGCGCCCTCGAAGCTCAGGCCAAAAGTGGGAAATGCCAAGGAGCCGGAGGTGTCCACAACGGGAAGAAAGGCCAGGACGGGAGAAAGTTCGAAGTTGACGAAGAGACAAGCCAGGCTGAAGCCGGCCCCGACGATAGGCCCCTGCACGGCCAGGATGGGCTCGGTCATCCGAACACGTGGGTTGCCTATCCAGAGGCTCTCCAGACCCGCCAACATCTTGATACCCGTGTAGGCGTGCGCGGATGCCCAGATCCAGCGCGAGCGGGCATGTACCATCCGTCCCCGCGCGCCGATGAGGAAGGGCAGTTGCAGAAGCTGGCTGTCAGCCCGTTTCTCACGGTGGGAGGACTTCAGGATGGAGGCTTCGGCGCCCGCAGAAGCTGCGATCGCACCTTTCCGCCACACCACCTTCGTCCCTCCGAACCTCCCCGCCCGCCCCGGGCTATGGTCATCCCCACCTTCATCCGTCTGGTCAAATCCATAGTACTCAGCATGGAAACGGTACTCACCCCCCAGGAGAAGTTGGCCGTCAATGGCGAGACCTCCGTCTCCCGAAAGATTCGAGCTTGGGTCCGCGCGGCCACCGATTTGTGTGAAGGGAGAAGCAAAGTCCGGCGCCAACTCTGCACCCATTAGAATCCTGGCGCCCTCACCGTTCTGCGGAGGAGAGTTTTCGGCAATCGGGTGAATCACGCGAAGCGCCGGCAAGCAGGACGCCAGCGCGAAGACTGCGATGAGATGGGTGATTGCTGACCGGTGGCGGCGACCCATGCGCCCGCCGGCTACACCCTGACCGGGCAGAGGCGCTGGTAGGGGCACCAGCGGCAGGTGGAGGGATCGGTCGTGCCGGGGAAGTCGTCTTCGACGGCCACGTTCTTCGTCGGATCGCGCAGGAGGGCGCGCATTTCGCCGGCGGATGCGAGGATTTTCCCCTTCACGTTCGCAATGAGTTCGGCGGAAACGGGAAACGCCTCCTCATTCCGGGTTCGGAGGTTGATCGCGAAGGTCTCGATGCCGTCCGGAGTGGCGTGCCACAGATGGCTGGCCGCGAGGGCGTAGGCCCCCATCTGAAACCCGATTTCTGCGACGTCATCCTTGCCCGTCTTCCAGTCGAGGATCCGGATCCGGCGCTCGCGCGTGCGATAGGCCAGATCCATCTTCCCGAGGATCAGCGTCCCCTCCAATTGAAATTTGATCAGCTCCTCCAGGCTCACCCAATCTTTCGGATCGACTTTCTGGATGGACTTGAAAGCTTGCGATTCTTCGAAAGCGACGAGGCAATCCTGCACCATCCCCGCCGTCTCTTTCCATTTCTCGTCCGAAAGCTCGATGCCGAACTCGTGCTCGAAGAGAGCGCACGTCTTGGCCTTGCCGGGCTGCCAGTAGGTCTTGCTCCTGGAGCTCGCGAAATCCCGCCGCATGAGTTCCATCGTGCTTTTTCGCCACGCGGCGGGGTCCATGGGCTCTTTTCGCCGCATGGCCAGAAGGAAACGTTTGATCGCTTCGTGAACGAGATCACCCATCCACATCGCGCGCGTCATGAGCTTGCTGAGAACGTAGATCTGACGCGTGCGCTCCGGGGCATCCTCCTTCCACCCGTTCCACATCCCGTGGACGTCGTAGTAGTACTGCCGCCGGCAATCGCGGAACGTCCGCGCACGCGACACGCTCCACGCGAATTCGTTGACGAGTTCGCCCACGAAGTGAATCTAGGATGTCTGGTCGGCTTCGTCAACCCAGCGAAAGGCGCTTGCCAAGACGGGTTCCCTCGTGCTTAATGATGAAAACGGGGGAGTGAGTATCTTGGCCCACAGCACTTGGCGGTTGCTTCCAGTATTGGTTTTCTCGATTCTTCCGGCTTGTGAAGGGGCCGTAACGACCTCCCACCTCGGCACATGTCCCGGAAATCTCCTGCCGGGCGATCTCGTCATCACGGAGATCATGGCCAACCCGTTCGGGCCGGGACTCTTTCCGGAATGGATTGAGATGTTCAACGCCTCGGACACACCGATCGCTCTGACAGGTATGGATTTGGTGTCCACCGACCCCGACGGCTCTCGCCGGAGGACACACACGCTGTCAAGAGGCCGGATCGAACCCGGGGGCACGTGGGTGGTGGGAAACGTCGCGGATGACCGCCGGCCGGACCACATCCATTATGGATATGGCGACGATCTCAGCAATCTTTCCAACAAGTCGGGGACTCTGACCGTGGGATGCGGAGGCGTCACGCTGGACGAGTTTACATATTCAGACATGCACGACGGCTTTGCCCAGGGCTTCGACGGGTCGTTCTTCCCGGACAATGTGGCCAACGACGCAAGAGACCGATGGTGTGATGGACAGACGATTTTCGGTCCCTCGGGGTTCGGATCCCCAGGACTGGCGAACGAACCGTGCCCTGGAACAGGAGGCCGCAACGACGCTTGTGGGAACGAAGACCGGTGCATCGACGATCCTGGTGAGGAGACCTGTGCGGGGGTAGCCGGGCCGAGAGCCATGGACCGCCCGCGGGTAGGCGATCTCGTCATCACGGAAATCATGGCCGATCCGCGATTGGCGGAAGACCCGAAGGCGGAATGGTTCGAGATCCATGTCGCCCGAACCGTCGACCTGAACGACCTCGAGATCGGGCCGGATCCCGGCACGCCCAAAACGATCCTCGGCGGGCCGAATTGCCTGAGAGTTGAGGCAGGGGCGAATCTCGTATTCGCCCGCTCGCCCGATCCGGCGGTCAACGGCGTGCTGAGCAAGGTCGACTATCTCTTCGACTTCGGTCTCCCGAACTCCGGTGGCTCTCTCGTCATCGGAATCGGGGGAAGAACATTGGACCAAGCCTACTACCCTTCCGCCCGTTCAGGCGCTTCAACGGCTCTCGATCCGGCGAAAATGACCCATACCGACAACGACAACCCGGCGAATTGGTGCGTCTCGATCGGTGTATTCGGTGCGGGCGACCTCGGAACGCCGGGATTCCCCAATGCCCCGTGCGGCACCGGAATCGGAAGTGTATGTATCGAAGGGGACGCGAGCCGGGAGATCGTTTCGCCAAAGCCCGATGACCTTGTGATCTCCGAAGTGATGGCCGATCCCAATGCCGTGCCGGATCGGAATGGTGAATGGTTCGAAGTTTACGTGGTGCGGGCGGTGGACCTGAACGGCCTCGAATTGGGAACCGATCCGGAAGATGTCCTGATGACGCTGGGTGGATCGGCGTGCTTGCGAGCGGAGGCGGGCCGAAGCCTCGTCTTCGCCCACTCGAAAGATCCGGCTGTGAACGGTGGTCTGTCTTCGGTGGACCATCTATTCAACTTCAGCCTGCCCAACAGTTCCGGGAGTCTTTTCCTCTCGCTGGATGGGAAGCTGCTCGACCGCATCAGCTACGGCTCGGCGACGCCCGGCGTCGCTTCAGCCCTTGATCCGGCGAAACTCACTCTCGCCGAAAATGATTCGGCCGGCACCTGGTGTCCGGCGACGACGGTTTTCGACACACTTTCTGGGAGTGCCGATCTGGGGACTCCCGGACAGCCGAACGCCGCGTGCGCGGGAAGCGCCGAGGGCGCCTGCCTCGATACCGGTGTTTCACGCCCCATCATTTCGCCCGCGGTTGGAGATCTCGTGATTACCGAAATCATGGCCGATCCGAATGCCGTAACGGACGCAAACGGTGAGTGGTTCGAGGTCCAAGCGAATCGGAACGTCGACCTCAATGGCCTTGAGGTGGGCACGGAAGCCGGCCAGGCCAAAGTAACACTCAAAAGCTCCGATTGCCTTACGGCCTCCGCCGGTGGGCGAACTCTTTTCGCCCGGTCGAGCGATCCCTCCATCAACGGCGGCCTTCCGGGCGCCCCGTATTTGTTCAATTTCGGATTGGCCAATTCAGCCGGGCGCCTGATCTTGGGCTTCGGCGGGAGCACGTTGGATCAGGTGACATACAGTTCGGCAGGGGCGGGAACGAGCGCGAGCCTCGATCCCTCAATAATCACGGCCACGGGGAATG from Nitrospirota bacterium includes these protein-coding regions:
- a CDS encoding TetR/AcrR family transcriptional regulator, yielding MKRPVLRRSEETKEKILLAALKLMARSGYHGAKTKAIAMEAGVNEALIFRYFGSKKDLLKALIEKNRLAETIAPFDKPKEYSLVSFLQTAARSAFDAYEKNPDFFRLLRFTLLEEPDLLRDYRAYHVKNRSEPLVRFLARARQQGLVRGDLAVELQAQIFGGLLYYMLEQRSLGINPLVSKLSVKASVDLIVDHFLQGSNPLAFRPSTR
- a CDS encoding PIN domain-containing protein, producing the protein MAALCDVNVLVALLHARHVHSARAVSWLSTQEETGSVLVCRVVQMGALRVLTNRSWLKEEVLSAEQFWTGWDKLLGDDRFAMLAEPELLEEAWRRVTVRIPKGQAVETDAYLAALALSTSHRVVTLDRGFRRFPDLQIEFLA
- a CDS encoding DUF2191 domain-containing protein, which produces MRTTLDLPEPLLKRAKIAAVKRGTTLRKLVGAALERELRSPNRPGAAPRRARFPIFSSAAPGSLHLTNADIARLESEEDLRRHGGAV
- a CDS encoding lamin tail domain-containing protein, which produces MSILAHSTWRLLPVLVFSILPACEGAVTTSHLGTCPGNLLPGDLVITEIMANPFGPGLFPEWIEMFNASDTPIALTGMDLVSTDPDGSRRRTHTLSRGRIEPGGTWVVGNVADDRRPDHIHYGYGDDLSNLSNKSGTLTVGCGGVTLDEFTYSDMHDGFAQGFDGSFFPDNVANDARDRWCDGQTIFGPSGFGSPGLANEPCPGTGGRNDACGNEDRCIDDPGEETCAGVAGPRAMDRPRVGDLVITEIMADPRLAEDPKAEWFEIHVARTVDLNDLEIGPDPGTPKTILGGPNCLRVEAGANLVFARSPDPAVNGVLSKVDYLFDFGLPNSGGSLVIGIGGRTLDQAYYPSARSGASTALDPAKMTHTDNDNPANWCVSIGVFGAGDLGTPGFPNAPCGTGIGSVCIEGDASREIVSPKPDDLVISEVMADPNAVPDRNGEWFEVYVVRAVDLNGLELGTDPEDVLMTLGGSACLRAEAGRSLVFAHSKDPAVNGGLSSVDHLFNFSLPNSSGSLFLSLDGKLLDRISYGSATPGVASALDPAKLTLAENDSAGTWCPATTVFDTLSGSADLGTPGQPNAACAGSAEGACLDTGVSRPIISPAVGDLVITEIMADPNAVTDANGEWFEVQANRNVDLNGLEVGTEAGQAKVTLKSSDCLTASAGGRTLFARSSDPSINGGLPGAPYLFNFGLANSAGRLILGFGGSTLDQVTYSSAGAGTSASLDPSIITATGNDVAGNWCKGTVVYGTGDLGTPGQANPPCAAASSSTCLENGSMREILFPKTGDLVITEFMADPNAVADSNGEWFEVYAARAVHLNGLELGTEPGTPKTTLAGTDCLSIAAGSYLVIARSSDPAVNGGLPVVHHLFGFSIVNSNGRLVLGWAGAVIDQVSYVSSSTGKASSLKPTMLDAVSNDTAANWCSASASFGKGDLGTPGSPNGACP
- a CDS encoding ParB/RepB/Spo0J family partition protein, whose protein sequence is MQFQNIPLGNLRLSNHRVRKAHSPTKLEQLKKSVQATSGPLIPLVVRKTDSETYDIISGDGRYQALLGLDFGKDHPVPCLVVEMGEKEAIEFGLVDNVVREQMTPYEEALVAKALVADHGLKQYEVAKKLGKDKAYVSHLLATFQLIPEVLEALRERRIQFGHARAIGSLRNDPDAQRKLLGEVLDGELPVSEAEVRAKRVRDGGENPSSTIREGTTWISGKTRLTLRQRRQGIVVEIFLTDTSELEKAVEILRVKLA
- a CDS encoding PD-(D/E)XK nuclease family protein, which encodes MGELVNEFAWSVSRARTFRDCRRQYYYDVHGMWNGWKEDAPERTRQIYVLSKLMTRAMWMGDLVHEAIKRFLLAMRRKEPMDPAAWRKSTMELMRRDFASSRSKTYWQPGKAKTCALFEHEFGIELSDEKWKETAGMVQDCLVAFEESQAFKSIQKVDPKDWVSLEELIKFQLEGTLILGKMDLAYRTRERRIRILDWKTGKDDVAEIGFQMGAYALAASHLWHATPDGIETFAINLRTRNEEAFPVSAELIANVKGKILASAGEMRALLRDPTKNVAVEDDFPGTTDPSTCRWCPYQRLCPVRV